The genomic window cccagtcagcctgaagtaccgctgaaagcggctatcatccagacggagttcctggaggaggtggtgaaactcgccgagctggatgcgcttctgcaggatagggtgaacccaaaaacaacggcgtttggccctccgacgcatctgggacttccagagcaggtacaaagcagcgatggtggttatctcagctATGGTCGTCAGTGGCTACCCGGAGCTATATGATACTGcgtgtctactctacagagaccgcaacaaaaaggagcaggcttgggtgaaagtcgccgaggagactggtctacttggtaagttctgtaaatatgtgtctttaattagtttgcagaatggttgtactatgaacgttagcactagcttagctccagttagcacagccggcttccccACTACTCGCGCAAGTGACGCGATAAAGCGAATTAACATGGTCCAGCGTCCAAACTCGCACGTTACGTGCGACGCGTTACGAGCAAGTAATTCGCTTCactcgcgcccggtgtgaaTGCTACATTAGTCAGAGCTGGAAACGTCGAAGTAATTGCGCATGCGCATTACAGCAGTAAGCACAGGTagtgtttttttccataaaTGATGAATGTACAGATCTGAAATTGAAAATGTCCTGAAAGCTTCTTGCTGGCAGCACACACACTATGTAATTCcatatttatgacattttatataaaacaataaatatgtttaaattCACCCACCAGTGCAATATGACTTTGGAGAAATGCCTCACCACAGACTGTAACCTCACACACTAATCAGTATCATCTCTCTTTTGACCTACAACTGAACTAATGATCAAAATAATCTGCTGCTTACAGTTTGGCCCATAaacgtcctgaacacagaaaaaaggaaaataaaggcagagggcagagtctctgcagaaaaatacaccgccacatAAGTGATAAGGTCAGGCCTGCCATCAGAGGGGATCAAAAGGTACAAATGACCCCAGCCCAAGGCCAAGGAGGGGGCCACTTCATAGTTTATCTTAAAGTAATTTGATATTGTTTTCAGACTTTTGGTGGCTGGACAGGATGACTTATTTCAAGAATTCTTATAAGGTAAAAAATAACTCACTGTGATTGCCAAATTAGCTTGTTTCAAGCAAAAGAAAACTTatgtctaaaatgttttcacttaaATTTGATGGGGcattttttcagtgtgtgaattAAAAGTGTctccacagctgctgcaacTGACCATGATTGACCTCCTTTTCAGGCAAACTATATTCTTATTTCCAGAGATCTCTCTGTTTATGTAAAACACTGCTAAGCTTTTCTTAGCGACAGCAGTGTACTGCAGCTGCATCCGTGGTTGGTGTTTACACAGTTTCCACTGAACTGGAGATGTTCAAAGTTTTGTTTCCTCTTAACACTTTGATGGCATTGTGTCAATTTAGGCTTGCCAGCAGAGCTTCACTGGACCTTGGAGATAACAGTCAAGAAAACAGTCATGCTACATGACACATCTTTCAACCTTTGAGTCAACTTATCaaataatatttaaacaaacagtgaaagcagaaacatgGTTTTAGGCGTTGCCCTATTCCTAAAACATCTTATAACATATTTTGCATGTtgtgaaaggaaaaaagaaagaaaacatttccaCATGGTGAAACAGTTAGAGATTGTTCTTTAGTTTTGTTACAATAACAAATTTTATCACCATATAGTAATTTCCTCTGATTCGATAAGATggactgagagacagagacagagagagattttCCACTGCACTGCTCAGACAGACGCCACCAGTGTGAACTCTGCTCCTCAGAAGGACATATTTTTCCTAACCCATTGTTGTAGGGTTTAAAATGGCGTTGCATGCTACATATCTCAGAGGACCTCCTGTTGGCACACAACACGAACTGCCTGATCAGGAGCAACGATTACATTTCCTGAGAGCTCTCAGGAATATCTGCCTGCAACAAGCTTTGCTGCTGTCCTTCTATCACTGTAGACAGTGTCCTGACTTATGGCATCCTGGTGTGGTATGGCCCTGAAGAGAGTGATAAAAGCTgcacaaaaaatacaaacacacacacacacagctacctGCCCTGGAAGACTTTTTCGTTCCCGCTGTCTCcggaaaacaaaaaacatcctgAAGGACTCATCTTACCCTGCCCACCATCTGTTTGACCTTCCACCCTCAGGCAGACGTTATCGgacaattaaaacacacaccagCAAACTGAAGTGTTTTACCCCAAAACCCTTACGACACTGAACGCTGTACTGAAATCACACGGCCAGTAATACTTAATATTTCTACTTACATCGTGTGcaataactttattcatttattcattctaTGTGCAAACTTTTTTATGTGTACGGCATATGTCAGcactgcttgtgtgtgcgtatgtgtgcgtgtgtgtcagcTTCCACTTCAGCATTTCAAAAGCACTATCACCAGATGTCCACAAGATGACATCAAAGTGAAGAATTTTCACATCCTGTTCAAAGTGCCTTCCTTCCGGGTGGGGTTTTGTTTCAgtctattttgtttgttttttctgtttattgtaAGAGTTATTGTCATTGTTGTCGCTGGTTTGGCTTTACTTTGAAACTAAGAGGGGGTCTATGTGGGTATGGGGTGGATCTGGGGGAGCTGGGTGGGTGTAAGGGGAATGTGGGCTTTGGGTAAGTCATACTGTTTGTGGGTTGTGTTTTTGATTGTCCATGCTGTATGctggtgttgtgtttttatgtggaaACCTGGAAGAAGTCttaaaaacttgtttttctcctcatccTATTTAACTGTCAACTCGTGATTCATGTGTTTTGGCTTCACACTGTAATATCAGCAAAGAAAAGTTGTTAATATGTGAAAGTTAATGTTGAATCGAGAAAAGGTCGTGGTGTCTGAAAGtcagaaaattaatttattcattcttCTTTGAATGACTGCaattaaaggtcccatattatgatcattttcaggttcacacTTATATGTCTGGTTTTTAATAGAACACTTtttatgctttaatgttcaaaaaccaCATTACTTTTCTACAATATTCTACTGTATTGACTGCTTGAATATATCTGTCTTCAGCCTCTAAATcattttagtgcctgtctctttaagcccagtctgctctgattggtcagtgtttccagggccctatttcagaaagcaggctcAACAGACTCTGAGCCTAATCCCGATGTCCAAGTTGATTGGGCCTGAGCTGGGAaagttttcagtttcagttgaTCGGAATTAGCTCAATCAACTCGGAGTATGTTCAGCCAGAGGGACACGCGTTCACGGTGAGCAccaaaagccatcatcaatggagtgCAGATAACGTGATTTTCAGTGGCAGAAAGCGGAGTTAAAAGCAGAGCCACTCGTTTCACCCAACTGAATCGGAGATGTTAATGATTCCTATTCCTAATAAATCCTatctgatgctctacactatAATGAgtagggttgggaacgattaaccgatacgaccagatatccggtttgacaagtGAGAGATACGGCTGtgtcggtagcagcctcctcaatcgatacgaatcagccatgaatccttagatgaatcgtttgtagagtcatggatcgggtatcgtgagactagcaatcggttgactggctttaacagtttgcatctctaaaACAACGCGAGAGCCGGCGGCATGCTccgtagcaggcattactgacaacgataatggatgtaaacatcagcgccagcttgactggttggataaaccagggagcagccaagccgcagcagaaactaaaggtgaatcctgccggttgtgggttgaacgggggtcacagacacagacagaaataagtattcctgtcaaatacggcggccatagtgctctggggtgcaagataacggcttaccggcgaccgagaagcccggctccaggtccaagaagtcttcgtctgtgtcatgactgcccaaaaatacctgaacagccgagcNNNNNNNNNNNNNNNNNNNNNNNNNNNNNNNNNNNNNNNNNNNNNNNNNNNNNNNNNNNNNNNNNNNNNNNNNNNNNNNNNNNNNNNNNNNNNNNNNNNNNNNNNNNNNNNNNNNNNNNNNNNNNNNNNNNNNNNNNNNNNNNNNNNNNNNNNNNNNNNNNNNNNNNNNNNNNNNNNNNNNNNNNNNNNNNNNNNNNNNNNNNNNNNNNNNNNNNNNNNNNaaatttgaaaatactgtaagaatgtcacttttatagaattggcttctttattttataatatatgattaatgtctacatcaacaaatgttaaccatagaatcgtatcAAATCATATCGAATCGTAacgttcctacactgtatcgaatcgtatcgaatcgttctgtattaaaaatatattgtttttgaatcatatcgtaacccgtgtatctagatacgtatcgaatcgtctatcaTAGAGAAATTCCCAACCCTAATAATGAGAGCGCTGTTGTTCGAAGTGATAGAGCGCTCTATTTCTACATGAGTTACCATTAAGttcatcacacattcacaccgcTTGACGCGCTGCTCCAAATGTGTGTAGTTCTGAATAACCCAATGGTACATCCCAACAGCACTCTGAATTTACAAGCAGTCTAATTTGTGCCAGAGTTCTCTCCAGCACTCGGAGCGAGTACTTCCAAGAGGActcatttacagtgtttttgttttaagtttGATACAGTCCGTGGTTGTGACAACACAACTTCTCGGAAGTCCAGAGGGCTcctttaaaggcacagtttctgaataCGGACTGTGTTCGTTTCTCCGTGGATTGAACGTTATGATACTGTCACAGTAGCACCTACACTTGCTtagcataaaaaaatatatatttttgcaatatagcacctttaaagatgcttattttgaaaaataagaaaaggaTGAATTAACATACTCAACTATTCCACACTTCAGggtaataaatgtttattttttttatgtaattcaTAGACCGTCTTAGGGTTGAGCTACTGTGTGTTTGCTCTCATGTTTCTGTGCTCTCTCTTACTGGAACATCCCTGTGGTTGCAGATACAGTTACTGTGCCAGAAACCAATGTCACGAGGGTGCAACACGATACCATATGTCAGTAAAACTCAATTAACGTACTAGACTTCATCTGGAAACACTCAGCACTCAGGAATCGACCACACAAAGCATTTGATGTGCTTGAAGACAACATGACTTGAGTGCAGAAGTCAAGCAGTCAGTGGTTATTCATTGTTGCAGCAGAACACATTGGTCCACAAAAAGGCACCTGTTTGAACTTTTtttataaacagaaaaaaaagccttaGATTTTAAGTATCTTAAACTATGTGTGACACTATACTGGATTTCCCAAATACCTGCACAGACCCCAGATCTTATCCTGTCATCTTCAActgttgtgtctctgtttttctttcacctTACAAGTTTCTGTCTGATATTAAGAATTTCAAGCACACACCCAAATTAATCATCGGTTGATACAACATGTTGGTGCTTGGTGGATATTAAAGGGTCGCtgacgctgtcagtcagtgtgccggctggagattggtggagcagagaggggaggggggtcccCACTCAGAATGGTAAACGAGTATGcgtgtatgaagtgtgtctgttacgctagaagagtcagagtttgggacggagtcttttaccccctggagtgttaccggagtttttggagcgctcaaataaactggcctttttcccgaacgctcctctggtctcctgctcgtgagggattcattacaatatcgtaacatggtttagatttctaaataaacattcacctcgtcgctagatagacctactcctgaaaaactcgtgcgcaaggctttttgtccctacgaggccaccgtcatttacccaaCGGGAGGAGTGAGCGAGTGAgtcctgcaatctagaatttgaccactgatgtcactgttttcaacccattttacacactggccctttaaacacGTCACGATATGTTTTGTGAGCAGGTTTGAGAGTTTACCCACCATCTTTTGCAGGCTGTCAAACCAGCTCAGCCCCCTGTAGGAGCCATGGTGCACTGTGAAGGGGACTGTAACAGAGCCTCACCAACTGGTCCCAGTGCCATCATCCAGGATTTGTAACAGCTTTAGATAAAGGTTTCCTTAAATCAGAggcagggttcctacacatttataTACGatattgtcaagccatccatccaaaaacttgcatctacccattgtgaaccacatgaaactcgtcttcttgtggaaggtgcagtgttggagtgaaacttgatacctggggggctggaggagggtcatggggcagcggactggacataccacttgtcaatcaggtaaaaggggcggtatgttttctgagacgtttgctctcacacaaactgtgcttggcccggcataaaacacAATCCAGATTGaattttggaaatacctaattttctattttagaaaacagtaatttagaacagtggtaatagtctggaaacataaatatttttccatactttatttttcattttccatactttccatacaGAACAGGCAAATTTATCCAAAATGCAGCAGGCAGGAACAAAGGCTACTGCAGACTAATAagggaaattaaaaacaaatgtgcagGACATGAGTCACTGCAGGACAGGAGTAAGTGGCTGGATGTggaacaaaacaatgcaaaacatttattcaaataaaaatgGTGGTGATTTGAACATCTTATTGCACTGCCTCACAGTGCTGTATactaaaatgtttgtgttggGACCCTACTCACCACCTCTGATATGGGGCATTAACACGGGATCACTCAGATGGGCAGGACAACAGGGTTTCCACAAAAATCATGCTCAGCCAGTGGATTAGatcaaagctaaaaacaaaatgcaggcAACTAAGTGTGCAGGAGGAAAAGAGTTGACTTTTCCAAGCGAAGTTTAAGTACATACCTGCTAGAAACAATGAGCCACACCAGGGAGGACAGGAGCCAAAAGAATGATCACTGCCAACAGGATCTTATGTAATCTGGTGTTGATTAGGGGAGTGGCTGAGGAGGGAGGCACACTGGGGGTTGCATTCACTAACACAACATGTTTACACTGGACTACACTGCAGAGAGGAGCACCTCAACACAAATGGAGAGGGGAAAACTTGGGTTGACACTGCAGGAAAAGTCAGAGAATCTAGTCATAAAGATTAATCCCTTGAGGACCACGAATATCTGAACCAGTTTTCATGGTAATCCATTCAATATTTGGCAAAGTATTTCACTCAGTTTAAAAATAAGTCAGCCAGGGGATGACCAAAGTTATCATGACGGACATGACAAgtaagtacagtacagtaacagTGGTCAGGTATTTCAATGATGAGCAAACAAATGTCCCCAAATATAAAGACTGTTGGTTTGAAGGCGAGGCTCTACACAGGTGTCctctgtgtgaagttttgttatccagaaacaaaaaaagtacaaatttCATTTTAGGGtatttgatattatttttaaacttcTTATTGCTAGACATCCACAATGACACTTTTTGGTATtctgaaataacaataaaattttCTGACCTCTTGAGCTTTTGAAAGCATGACTGCCTGAGTCTTCATGagggggtcctcagagttaGTGCAGGGAGGTCGGCTAATTATCATTTGgttatttaagttttaattaatttttttttttttttttttcaaaaattaaaatgtgtctgaaaaaacacattaacatgagTCCAGTTTATAAGCAAAAATCAATTGCCctattcatgaaaaaaaaattgcggTACACAACATTGATGATAAGCTAAGTGTTACCCATGAATCCTTGTATAGTCATGTTAATAAATGAAGAAAGACAACATGCActctcaaaaaagaagaaaaaagtatgGAGGTGCTCGGCCACAGAACAACAGTATAAACAAGAAAAAGCCAGCATCACTCGGTGTCCTTCGTTACCAACTTTTAATACCTCACTGGTACAGGCGATCAAACACACAGACCGGTTTCGACAAGTgtcttcctcagtgtgtgacaaGACAGAAAAGCAGGGTGAGACATGCAGAAATAACCTCCATTCCCAGTCACACAGCTGCATGGCATTAGGCAATCACCAGAGCACCAAGCAGAATCCTGGTAATCATGGtacagtaaaaaatatataaagtgcCACAGGTCAGGTTATGATGTTCTACTGCTTTTTCTTGTTTAATCATGTTAATAAGCTAACACTAAATCACTGTGTGGCACCTGTCCATTCGAGGTGAACTAGTTAGCTAGGAGTTAAGCGGAATTTATACACGTGCGGCAGACCCTATGCCATAGCCTATGCACGTggcctatgccgttgtgagcatttatacttgtgcagtggtgtgtctgtgtcactctgcagttacacctccaaaacactagttgtcGGCGGAGTTTCTgcaaagtgctgtaaagtttagttgattaaaaacacacgCAATCCACAcattaaatgcacattaaacacacattaaacacacattaaacatgacttaatagagacaatttcaaacacaagtacacaaatcagcaaATCAGCAAATcatcagacaaacacttgtctttatccggacacattttccccacaaatataacatgctaatgtttttagcacaagcctatggcattttacattgtataaattagcctagcagctagcaaacttttcctcttctcatatgaagccagggacaacagcaacatttaacaaaggtaacggtacataatttggctccattacaactcacaaggttcactgacaaaacaactgtcttatactaaacacgtttttcaaacaaatataacatgctaacgttattagcacaagcctatagcattttaGATTGTACatattagcctagcgacaaagGGAGatctctgctcatatgaagccaggataaatctcGAAGTATAAATGCCTGAAGGATAAATTACACAAAAGACTTGCTATGCTATTtatgtggaggctttattgtctccaCAATTCATTGTTTcctatctgtgaaattaaagttaattaaaagcttcatttccactgaggggaATGGTCTCATTTACataaacagacaggaggtctacGTCGCTGCGACAGGTTATTACATTTcaggggaggtgcacatcaggctatggCAACACAGAGCCATGCAAGAAATATGAATGTATGAGTCTaccaataattattattttgtacaTTGCCTACTATAAAAAGGGAGGTTTATACATGGCACTTTAGGCCACCCTACATGTTATTTTAGGCCCAGTTTGAAATGCATCTCCGTTTTATGCCATATATGTGGTATGGGGTCTGTAAGGGACCGAGCTGGCAGACAAGAGGAGAGTCAGGTGGTTTTCAaaagagggcttttattttacccaaaaaaagcaaaaaaaaaaaaagtacaaatgacaaaatatataACTAAAGTTCTGGGCCCATAAAAGAGGTCAAATAAACAGAACTCAACTAAAGTGACCTTAACACCACCAACAGACCTTACAAAGTGGACACAATGGGGAACATATATACTGGCTGATCAGACCATTAAGATACAAGAgggatgacagacagacaaacactacCAACTAagcaataaataacaaaacagaataatCCCCCCCCTCCGGATGGCGGGCCTGCTTACTGGGTGTCTGCATCTTTTTCAGCTTAAACTGACATTTTACCAAACACCAAACATATACTGTGTGTGGACAGGAAATTCAACACCAGTATTTATCAGCTTTGTGTGTATACATGGTCTGCATGCCTGTTTATAACGGGATAACGTTGGGAGTAGGCTCTGTGAGGAAATACAGTTGAGGGTCACAAGAGGACACAGGGCTCGGACTATAAAATGAAGAGCTTCTAAAGAGCTCCCATCTTCTCCCCACTTCTCTTCTCACACGGCTGATTTAAAGTCTGGTATTATTTACATTCACGATGCAGCTCTTTGGACCTCTGATCCTCCTTGTGACTCCGTCTGCAGGTAAAACAGCTTGTGATTTATGTACTTTGGCTTATAATATAATTGCGTTAAAATTTCGGTTTTccgttttgttgtttttctttaaaaaaaaaaaaagacttgctgcGTTTTCTTTCACGCTCCTCTTCACATTCTCTCTGTGAAAATCTATAAAACAATGAGTGTTAGATTTGAAGTATCTTTATCCATTTGTGACACTATTCTGTTTTTGTATAGCGTTTGGGTTGAGATGCCACACATGTTCAGGCAAATCCTGCACCGCCCCAATGACTTGTCCTCAAGGCGTTGACCGTTGTGCCACCACTGAAGCGAACGGTAAATTGTTCTTCCACAGCTATTAAGTATTTCTTTTGACTGTCTATATGAGCTGATAtattgctgtgtgaaatgcCTGGCGGCTTTTATTGTGGTTGAAACTGAGTTTTCTTCCTTCCTGTGATGTAGGTGCTGTCGCTAAGAGCTGCATGCTCAGTGCTCTCTGCGTTAGTACCACAAAGTGCTGTGAGACGGACTTGTGTAACAGCGCCACACCCACTGGATCCagtgtcctcctcctgctggtATCCTCAGAACATCATCACACTTTTTCTCTGAGGCTCAGGAGCAGCTCCAGCTGAAGAACATTTGTCTTCTGTCTTACCCAGTTTGTAACTTGTTAAGAGTAGACACATTTTCAATATGTAAAATCTGCAAATGACTGCAGATAAAAGCTGgtccaataaaaacataatacagCTACCTTTTGACTTTTTAATTCTTTAAGTTCTGCAGAAACCCCAGAAATATCAGTGTCAAAACAGGAAGTAAGATATGAAAAACCATGAGCAAATCAATGTATATGTTTAGTCGATGATCTGAGGATTAATGAAGCAGATCAGCAGACTTTAACATTTTGCACTTCCTGCTTTGATGCCAGTGGTCACTTATCTCACCACTTCAGACATGATAAAAAGTAGAAATATTTCCTGTCACATATCAAGTACGAATCTGTCAAATAACTTGTTTTTTATGCACATGGACCtgctaaaataaaaatgtaaatgttatcTTTTGTTGGAGGCAGTATcaagcaaaactttattttcagaaGTGGAATGAAGATGAGGAAATCCAGCAATGTGGCAAATATAGCACACTGAAAACGAAATAGTCTTCACAGAATAATCTGAGGACAGTCTACAGATAACAACAGGCTGGTGGTTTACAAGTGAAACGTACATATTGGTTAAATAGTTTAGTTTGCACACAGGAGCTTCAACAAAGGTGCATTCACTAAGAAATCGGTGTAAAATGGGGGATATTGTTACGGTCGTGAAAACTTATGAATTTAGTTTTGGTTATggggacttgagacttgcttgactaacactGACGCAAGACTCGATTTTGATTTGCTTTTCATGACTTGAGAttttgacttgagacagatcACTTGAAATgccttggattttttttatttaatatttgtatttttttagatattgaaaagtatttttttggtttttgaatATGATGACGCACATGCCGCAGCGGGGCGAGGACCCGCCGGCTGATGTTCGTGCCCACTGCCTGCCACTCCCTAATGCTCACAGCTCGCTTCAGAGGAGTGGCAGAATGCGCAGCAGTATCATGAGCTCCTCCGTGTCGTTTCCTGTGGTTTAATTCACTTCTTTCTGCGTGATGCATGGGAGTTAGGTTTTCTATTACTCATTCAGTAACGGGCCGTTACGCACACACAGTCACCGCTGTGATAGCCGATACATGCGCCGCTGGCTTTGTATGCTCAGGCTCTCTTATTTGTCCTCTTAGTACTGCCACAGTGCGTAACGACTGCTCTTCCCTGCTGTCCAAATATTAGTTCACtatctgagtgtgtgtatgtgcgcttGCCGTGCGCATCCACGCGCCATGAAGTAGTTTCTTCAGTGACTTTTTTGGCCTCCGGttcctgacagcagcaggtatGTTATGTGAGTGGAGTCTTTCACCCTGACCAGAGGGTTTGGAGCTGGAGTGGAAGTATTTAAACCCTTTACTAAAGGGTTTAAATACTAATACCAACCCATGAAAATACTCTGTTGCAAGTCAAATTCCTGCATTTGAAACATTACTTATCTATTGCTTATATGTAGTATAATCAGGaacataaaagtaaaagtactgtaaaaATGCCGCCTGTGACTGTTGTAGTCTACTACTACTATATACACTGCTCATAAATatgaagggaacacttaaagcacacatcagatcttgatgaactaATTAGTCAAGTTGAAAGTTGTTACTGATGTACACTGCATAACTTGGTGAGAACAAAAAGACGGTCAGTGGAGACCAAAATCATAAACCCACTGAGGGccggattcaaaatcacactgaaaatcaaagtaaaatcGCAGGCCGACCCAGCCTGTGTGAATTTAATCACatcaactcataatgtgactcagtagtgtgtactGCCCCCAcgtgcctgtatgcactccctacaacgtctgggcatgctcctgatgagttggCAGATgatgtcctgggggatctcctcccagacctggattagggcatcagtgagctcctggacagtctgtggtggtacttggcAGCGTCAGGTGCACCGATACATTACGTCCCATAGATCAGGATTTAGGTCAGTAgcgttggctatgacatggaggtctgtgtgaccctccaaggatatgcttccctagaccatcactgacccaccaccaaactgctcatgctggatgatgttacaggcagcatagtGTTCACCACAGCGCCTCCAGACTCTTtcctccagactctttcactctttcacgtgtgctcagtgtgaacctgctctcatctgtgaagagaacagggcaccaatggtggacctgccaattctggtgttctctggtgaatgctAATCGAGCTGCACAGTGCTAGGCTGTGACCACAGGTCCTATTAGAGGACgtcgggccctcatgccaccctcatggagtctgtttgtGACAGTTTGGTccgaaacatgcacaccagtagcctgctgggggtcattttgtagggctctggcagtgctcctcctgttcctcctcacacaaaggagcagataccggtcctgctgctgggttgatgcccttctacggccct from Epinephelus moara isolate mb chromosome 8, YSFRI_EMoa_1.0, whole genome shotgun sequence includes these protein-coding regions:
- the LOC126394573 gene encoding ly-6/neurotoxin-like protein 1, which gives rise to MQLFGPLILLVTPSAAFGLRCHTCSGKSCTAPMTCPQGVDRCATTEANGAVAKSCMLSALCVSTTKCCETDLCNSATPTGSSVLLLLVSSEHHHTFSLRLRSSSS